A segment of the Crassostrea angulata isolate pt1a10 chromosome 10, ASM2561291v2, whole genome shotgun sequence genome:
ttaattttttatatttcaatttttagctcacctgagctgaaagttcaagtgagctattctgatcacattttgtccgtcgtccgtctgtccgtctgtctgtatgtccgtctgtctgtccgtctgtaaactttttacattttgaacttctctaaaaccgcttatccaatttcaaccaaatttggcacaaagcatccttatgggagggcgaatataaatagcagaaataaaagtccgatctgtattcaaaacggagaaaaccttgaaactgtagaaaaaggaggatgcatttttaaaatcttcttctcaagaactactgagtccaattcaacgtagtttagcataaattatccttatgggaaggaaaatataaattgcaaaaattaagtgataattctgttttaaatctgggttattacgaaaataataataaaggaaaggcgtgtttcaatcagtttaatagcttcgggttcggcatccggtaaaatgggtaggcaagacttggcctgggtaaaacaaaagattggcagttattaatctgctaatcttattaaaatttcaggatatttgatggaccagtatatttgtattcactgtaaatattgctgcaaaataatgcgtatttggaaatgacgattgccgatctgccccggcttttattttgccacggcccaggtttgcatacccattttaccaagactcgtattccatacttctaaaacgaggttctttgtttaaagcagccgtgacattatacgaaaaagggtcgatctgactatgatgaatttgcttgttgtgcaacagttcgcgtatgaagggaattttttgaaacatgcaaaatatattggtgccgattttgtgaagttaattgaggctaaatatttcaatgcgttgacagttttcacacatgacgttggtgttaacTAGTTCTggtttgcgtaatggtagattaatgcaattataggttttgttaagatgcttggcattttctcgagtttattcagtttaaatagagtttgataccgctgacggaaatatgtaggtatatatacatgtatatatatgattcatttcgaaaaaataaattgtgttctttatttgttatatatgtttcttgtgtttaattgtttacaatttctatttactaaccatataaGAGttttaagcttcgaattataagcaagatacagagatttacTCACagttctatgtttgtacacagatcttaaaaactaaagattaaaaaagtaaaaaaattgtcaatatttttaaagaaaattttcaaagtctgttcttccagaaaccaactttaacaacttattgtattgtaaacttaaccttttttcgtcattattactccttctgtacatgtgatccttgactgtgtttgtgtacatttgtataaactgatatTGAACCTCAAAttccagtgaactggtcttgagtgaataaaagaattgaaaatcttaggccattctttttttccattttaaatgctgaataggaaataccatgttaaaaatcttaagctgaatgtaataaactcatgtgaacaaaatatgacacaaacctaggcgaactgtgagctctgtatcttgcttataattctacgattgacgctgaaattttggttgaacattagaacttctatatgaattagagtatgttaaatacttgtaaaaacaaaataaatgattgatattctgtatatacctactctctgggcccctctttatacaataaataatgtgaaatctacatcaattttgatagtttttcagacacgtgtaaataaaaacgacatctttaaaacagtttccatagttctgacacatttctgttgcggggataaagtaattattgctattcctaagaaaatatcacagcgggaaattatcctggtttgtacgatAGTTAAATATCagtcatttgattataatggagaagacaaattaaatttttgaatgtttttaatttgagtaattgagcacattgaggtacaattttcttttcacatctatacatgtaggattttttaaataaaaaacaataactattatatatattttttaaaatacaataactagtaagtagttgatgaaaaaaatgtacctatatgctctcatatattttgatcgctttacaaagtgggggggggggggggggcataacgaaaatatagggaattggaagttaacaacttaacagtgtacccctaccaaatgtttagttttatatcttgcgtaggattttcttattctgctaaaaaatagtatttcatgaaggtacaatgtcaaagattacgtgtatgcaaaaataagtgtaaaattcgaatacttcacattatttattttttgttattctaccgagggaccatatggcacaatatcttttgaacgcccattgttgctcaggtgagcgatgtggtacCATGGGCTTCTtgtttaatgttcgggttcgttatcgggttcgatGTGTATtgaatttctacaaaccggtaggggacgtgcaTTGCTTATGCAATGCTCTCAGAATGCtgttttaatacaactctttctttgtatacgtgtcaatgttctttgaagagccctactcagtattctgaagaagaagatacattaacatttaataattacgctaataatataaaactagacaaggagtttacgaacggctttccccaaatttatttcaaaattaaatttgttgacggtttagaatgatgaaattatgtatacagattcaaaatattctatattttgtaaaaatacagtacttttttaattattttacataaaactgATTATGCTGATTGCTTCTAACtatctatatatcattattgccgatcattcctttaaaaggaatgcTTAATTGTAagtattttagatatattttattcaatttttcacCATGATATAATCAgcacttatatacatgtacatgtaatctgtAAAAAGGTTGTTCCTCTTCTGATGTTTATGGAGAAAACTGTAATAAAGTCTGTCCAGACAACTGTCAGGGACGTAGATGTGATATCATTAATGGGACCTGTTTAAGCTGCACACCTGGCTGGTTAGGAGAACACTGTGACAAaggtaatttatttatttttttaaacgaatCAACATGATGAGctctttatattttacaatcagtaaatttttacttttttaacaaAGCATGCCCTGCCGGACATTATGGTCTACAGTGTGAATCAAAGTGTGTTGGACATTGTAAAGACAGCGTCGGTTGTAATCACACGAGTGGTTTGTGTGACAACGGATGTGATGATGGTTGGACTGGATCAAACTGTACCGAAGGTTGTCAGAATAGTCATATTAAcaaaagtttaaatataaacatattaaactTATCTATTTAAttcacatgttttatttatatacaatttaaaaCAGACAAATCTTAATCAATGAATGCAAGTAAATCACAGTCAATTAAACTGTACTGGATATTTTAAAGACAACAACCATGTCACCACACCAGAGGTTTGTGTGACAACTGAGGTGATAATTATTATACCGAGAAAACTGTACGAAATGTTTGATTACTATAAAAGTATATACTGTAATTATTATGATAAGCAAACATGTACAGCTATAAAAAGGACGTGTTATCTTTGATCATTCATTGCACTCCATTTGCGGACactttttagccgggctctgctgaaagcagagtcctggctataggcaggcaaatcgccaatgttactataaatagcacaaataaacaaaaaaccaaacagcgtcaaggtaaagcttccgctataccaaatagttacacaaagagccacgttttgtcaaaagtgttggcattttgttcttttttttaaatttcgaatttttaacttctactagacagacatattttttgtctatagccgcttacaaaatttggtcgctctctgatgctttgccgacattaaaagcatgagagagagagagagagagagagagagagagagagagagagagagattttcagtctttactacacaatatgcctaaagacacaccaaaagagccaggctttcagtacttcagtactttgattatattaGTCATTCAAATAACAAATGATAACAAAATGTTTACAGAATGCCCTTTAGGGAATCATGGACCAGACTGTGTGTGTAAATGTAGTGGGAGGTGTTTAGGTGACGTTGCATGTAACAGAAAAACCGGAAAGTGTGACACTGGCTGCGATATTGGTTACACTGGAGAATTGTGTGAAACAGGtatgatgaaattaaatatacactTCACTATTCGTATATCTTAGCAGGTGTGATTTAGGTTGAAACGAATATGTGTGAAACAGAATTTTACAATCAAGCAAAGAATCAGttcattgtatttaatttctgcATTGTTATTATTCACGgatttttagatttgaaattTAGACAACTGACAAGTATGCTTTCAGTTTACATCATACATGTAGGACTATAttcggtatggtcaaatatctgaccccaattttaaccaatttttaaatgctattgtataaaaatcaaatctttataaattatagtacagaggatgcctatcattttaatcttgattttagtcaccattgctcattcgctgtttatctatgacgtcacataAATGACCAAATTCCTGCAAATTTGCAAATCCATGAAAATGctgtcattttttctttataatttgcATTCGGAATTaaagagcgcaggtctgctcaagtacgaatttaacatatgtttttattcatataattatacacatcatactaaaaaatggtacttgagcaagcctgtgCTCGATGTTTCTCAGTCGAAAACCGTCGGAAAACACCCACATTTTGCTACAAATCATCAATATTACAAAGTAATActatcttcatgacgtcatctGTACATTATGACGTCGCTATAGTGAAAACTTTTTACacacttattttcaatttgatttcaacTATCTTCCACCTTATCTTTTAAGCtctatataaaactttaatagggggggggggggaatgcataataccgcatatagtcctttaaataataataagtcGTTAATTTATTGTAAGATATATTTTGTGTAAAACTATGATCTAATTAACAAaactgcgttttacaaaaataCTTACTACTCTGAAACAAATAACTCATGCTCAGTATTTATCagctactaaatattttaaccttaATACCAATGAGACATAAAACAACtgtatttgtttcatataaatggctattatttttaaagagatttaaaaatttattttctttaaataaaaaaaaatagcttatAACTCCTTCCGCTAAAcaccattatttattttatattgatatatacGTAACATACACTGCTTAAAAAGGCATCCCAATATTACACCTTTTGCTTAAACaccattttatattttgtgtcccaaaacatattttacacttttaaaCTGTTGTCAAATTTTAATACCTTAAGttacatttatgaaatttacaacaaaaacaaacaacactacgtcacaagatggcgattaaAATGCTTTGTCAAACTATTTATATCATTCGATtgagttgtacatgtatatcgtcgtagctcagtggttaaagtattgggcttctgaaccgcagatcatgagttcgaatccacctggagcttttgttcatgctaacttaattcaattttaaaaatttaatttttcatctaaaattgcaagttttttgcaTATTAGACTTTAATACCTCTTATCCAtcatgatatctatcataatcaagtaaatttgctgatttgagaaaatatttcacagtgtaGTGAGCCACCGTAACTCCTGGAACCACACATTATCAgaatttacaatttacaaagGGTTGGTAGATgtctttatttcattaaatttaaatttcgtTTATCGTGCATCGCCTTCGAGGGAAAAAGCCGATTGCGGCCGAAACAGTTATTTTCTCACAGTTAAAAGGTTTTTCCACATAAAAATTAGGTTTCGCCGAACCCAAGAATCAAAAGTTGTGTTTCATGACAGCATTATGGAGTGGGCTTCTTTGGAGAACCTTATTGCATATGTTAATTTTCAGGGTCGGGTCtactttaaatataataaaaatataataagcaAACTCTAAGCGACTTCTAATGTTGGTCTTTTTCAAATGCTGCATCACACTTAACTCGTAAGGAATCaacttttaaattcaatttaagcATTCTATGAACAATAAATTTACCAACGGTGCCATTTAGTTCAATCAGTAAACTTCCTCACTGGTATTAAATTAGCATTTTGTTGAGCACATTAATTCAGactgttatttttcattgttctCATATCTAAAGTAGCAGATTTACACTTATAGTaaagttgtataatatccactaGCTGTTCACATTCAGTTTCATCTTATTAATGTGACGACGTCATTataatgtcatatttatatatctttttagcATAGTTGCAGATGTTCACAAATTATCTTAAAATAGCTTTTTTGATTTGCCAAAGTTATTGATGATTATACGTGTAATACATGTTTTCGGACATCCtgaaatattacaatatatacTTTAAGACAATGATACCATACGTTCAATTACTAACTAATGTGGgtaattaaatgattaaatatatttaaaaccatGTTTTAAACGCTATACATCATATTGTTTATATGATATGTAGCATTGACAGGTTGTGAAATCGGAAGGTTTGGTAAAGGTTGCAGCAACCAGTGCAGTGGGCACTGTCTCAATAACGTTCCTTGCAATTCAACCACTGGGCACTGTGATAGTGGGTGTGCTCCAGGATTTCAAGAACCTTTTTGCAACAATAGTATGTGTGTTATCAATTTCTTATAATGCATGgcattgagagaaaaaaaatgtattaaaaggTTAAGGAAATGTCACTTAAATTTGTAGATTTGATGCATATGCTAATAAAACGTTCTCAATTAAGGATGATTATTACCGAGGGTTAAGTTGTCAAGTCCGGATTGTTTAAagttcaataaataaaatttgttctaaatacAAAACACCTATAAGTTGATATCAATAAAGAATATAAGGAAAAGGATTCTAACACAGACACTTGTGGCAAAACATATTCGGactaatttattttatttaattttaatatgaataaatttgGCAGCAATATGACAACTGCATGATAGTTAATATAATAGTTGACACCATGTATGGTAATGACTGCAGACTAGTCATTAAGAGTTATTTCAGactataaaacaataaaagaaacgtcgattattttttattgatattttacgAATTTATTTTcgtagaaagaaaaaaaaaacaaattgccgGTAATTGTAGTGggttttttaaacttaaaaaaaagacaaaaatatatttcagttattagcctcttttttttttaaataatgaacaGATTCACACTATGATTAAGATTATTATAAttggttaaaatataaaaaaaaaattaaaaaaaaattatacagttCAGTGAAGACAGTTTAGCTGAATAGTAATAAAGAATTAGGTTTTTAGCAATAGCGTAAAACACTATTAAAAATTTCTATAAcacacaaaataataaaaaagatgatCGGTTTTTTGTTTAATGACAGAAGATATGGATTATATAGTGTAAGCAGAATTGTTCACTTGAATACAAAGATGGGTTAAGTAACAACGTCGACGAAACCTGCATTTGCAGAAATGGAAACCACGGTTTTTAGACTGTAGCGAATAAAAGCTATCTTAAATGGTTTTAAATAAGCAATGGACGCAACAACataagggaaaaaaaattaaaatgtaagctcAAATATCGAACATAATAGTACACATTTAAACATTCAAAAGACTCTATATGTgttgacaatgatttttttataaatgttctGACCTGAG
Coding sequences within it:
- the LOC128166013 gene encoding neurogenic locus notch homolog protein 4-like — translated: MLIKMLCIIWTLMNLIVTRGYDDLSTNKVAQQYKTFSGCHLKSCDANNAVDRDIQTCARMDDIGTTATYRSIWWYVDLGSTYNVVNIRIQFKDYEGYTMRQRGRFAGFSLYVSNTTNQHMGHLCYKDGPQLPPLDFNTNCITYGRYVIFYNERLLGTTYPYDYEVSSVFTELCEVTVTGCSSSDVYGENCNKVCPDNCQGRRCDIINGTCLSCTPGWLGEHCDKACPAGHYGLQCESKCVGHCKDSVGCNHTSGLCDNGCDDGWTGSNCTEECPLGNHGPDCVCKCSGRCLGDVACNRKTGKCDTGCDIGYTGELCETGCEIGRFGKGCSNQCSGHCLNNVPCNSTTGHCDSGCAPGFQEPFCNNSMCVINFL